A window of Terriglobus sp. RCC_193 contains these coding sequences:
- a CDS encoding DUF1080 domain-containing protein has protein sequence MKTKILFASLLAAALASTVSAQDSKAFLGRWDMTVTPASGKAYAQWIELTDNGGKLEGKYQPRGGAWHAISDANVDGDKLVLVVEPAGRGPAVSWELTSAGAGKLTGVEKRGGEADGSSLAGVTAPKLDRPMPKKWTKPRPIFNGKDLTGWEPIGMVENNKWVARDGELVNDNPEVPGQRMKPAANIKTTEKFQDFKLHIEVNCPEGGNSGIYLRGRYELQVGTEGGKLPTHEMGAIYSWYPPPAGSELGLGKWTTYDVTFVGRHVTVYRDGKLYHDNVEIPGPTGGALDSNEAEPGPFFLQGDHHGVIRYRNITISEPAK, from the coding sequence GTGAAAACGAAGATTCTTTTTGCCTCTCTGCTGGCTGCCGCGCTCGCCTCGACTGTCTCTGCGCAAGACTCCAAAGCATTCCTGGGTCGCTGGGACATGACGGTTACGCCTGCTTCGGGGAAGGCGTATGCGCAGTGGATTGAGTTGACCGATAACGGCGGCAAGTTGGAAGGCAAGTATCAGCCGCGTGGCGGCGCATGGCATGCGATTTCAGATGCCAATGTGGATGGCGACAAGTTGGTGCTGGTTGTGGAGCCTGCAGGCCGTGGTCCGGCGGTGAGCTGGGAACTGACATCGGCTGGCGCAGGAAAGTTGACGGGCGTGGAGAAGCGTGGCGGCGAGGCTGATGGTTCGTCGTTGGCCGGTGTGACGGCGCCGAAGCTGGATCGTCCTATGCCGAAGAAGTGGACGAAGCCGCGTCCGATTTTCAATGGCAAGGACCTGACTGGTTGGGAACCCATCGGCATGGTGGAGAACAACAAGTGGGTGGCTCGCGATGGCGAACTCGTGAATGACAACCCGGAAGTTCCGGGCCAGCGGATGAAGCCTGCAGCGAACATCAAGACGACGGAAAAGTTCCAGGACTTCAAGCTGCACATTGAAGTGAACTGCCCGGAAGGCGGCAACAGCGGTATCTATCTGCGTGGCCGTTATGAGCTGCAGGTGGGTACGGAAGGCGGCAAGCTGCCGACGCACGAGATGGGCGCGATCTATAGCTGGTATCCGCCGCCAGCAGGTTCGGAGCTGGGTCTGGGCAAGTGGACGACTTACGACGTTACGTTTGTTGGCCGGCATGTGACGGTGTATCGCGATGGCAAGCTGTATCACGACAACGTGGAGATTCCGGGACCGACGGGTGGCGCGCTGGATAGCAATGAAGCTGAGCCGGGACCGTTCTTCCTGCAGGGCGATCATCACGGTGTGATTCGGTATCGGAACATTACGATCTCTGAGCCTGCGAAGTAA
- a CDS encoding YciI family protein, which produces MPQFLIAVQHPNNYDPSLEGDDMIRDISALNQEMDAAGARFFAGGLESPSHAKSLRKQPNGNVSVTDGPYLEAKEYIGGFWILECADMDEALAWARKAVIACRVPVEVREFHRSPPKENPTNPSTPLLLKQIRSNKCVS; this is translated from the coding sequence ATGCCGCAATTCCTCATTGCCGTGCAACACCCCAACAACTACGACCCTTCGCTTGAAGGCGACGACATGATCCGCGACATCAGCGCGCTCAACCAGGAGATGGATGCCGCAGGCGCTCGCTTCTTCGCGGGCGGTCTTGAATCACCCAGCCACGCGAAATCGTTGCGCAAACAACCCAACGGCAACGTCTCCGTCACAGACGGCCCTTACCTCGAAGCCAAGGAATACATCGGCGGCTTCTGGATTCTCGAATGTGCCGACATGGACGAAGCGCTCGCCTGGGCACGCAAAGCCGTCATCGCCTGCCGCGTCCCCGTCGAAGTGCGAGAGTTCCACCGCTCCCCCCCCAAAGAAAATCCAACTAATCCCAGCACCCCACTACTTTTGAAACAAATAAGGAGCAACAAATGCGTTTCATGA
- a CDS encoding YciI family protein, with amino-acid sequence MRFMMIVIPKGYESAAPGTVPTAEAVAKMMEYNKALQQAGVLLALDGLLPPSTGARVSFVNGKATVTDGPFPEAKEVIGGYWIIQVRSREEAIEWAKRAPFDETGIIEVRQIQEMSDFPEDVQKAAEGFDQLTNNTR; translated from the coding sequence ATGCGTTTCATGATGATCGTCATTCCCAAAGGCTACGAATCCGCCGCACCCGGTACAGTGCCCACCGCCGAAGCCGTGGCAAAAATGATGGAGTACAACAAAGCTCTGCAACAGGCAGGCGTCCTCCTCGCTCTGGACGGTCTTCTGCCTCCGTCCACCGGCGCACGCGTCTCCTTTGTCAACGGCAAAGCCACCGTCACCGACGGCCCCTTCCCGGAAGCAAAAGAGGTTATCGGCGGCTATTGGATCATTCAGGTGCGCTCCCGCGAAGAAGCCATCGAATGGGCCAAACGCGCCCCCTTCGACGAAACCGGCATCATCGAAGTTCGCCAGATTCAGGAAATGTCTGACTTCCCCGAAGACGTCCAGAAGGCCGCGGAAGGCTTCGATCAACTCACGAACAACACGCGATAA
- a CDS encoding RNA polymerase sigma factor, translated as MSDVRKTIEAVWKMESTRLIAAIARVTRDIGMAEELAQDALITALEVWPEEGIPQNPAAWLMTAAKRRAIDSLRRGRMLLQKHEEIARELEWQQQQLADAMDHALDQVIEDDVLRLIFTACHPVLAVEGRIALTLRLIGGLTTPEIARAFLVPEKTLAQRIVRAKKTLTEAHVPFETPRGDELHRRVESVLLVVYLIFNEGYAATSGDEWMRTALCEEALRITRILTQLIPKESEAHALLALMELQASRTAARRGKNGEAILLPDQNRALWDHAQIHRGLRALTQAQRLDGGAKPYALQAAIAACHAQARTAEETDWERIVLLYDALMQINPSPIVALNRAVAVSMAQGPAAGLEALDAIARLANNFEFTSYHLYPSVRGDFLIKLGRLTEAKEEIKRAITLTQNQREQDLLTQKLQQIEDTNQSVQPKM; from the coding sequence ATGAGCGATGTCCGTAAAACAATTGAAGCCGTGTGGAAGATGGAATCCACACGGCTCATCGCTGCCATTGCCCGCGTCACCCGCGACATCGGCATGGCAGAAGAACTCGCGCAGGACGCCCTCATCACCGCACTCGAAGTGTGGCCGGAAGAAGGCATCCCGCAAAATCCCGCGGCATGGCTCATGACCGCAGCCAAACGACGCGCCATCGACTCGCTCCGCCGTGGCCGCATGCTCCTGCAAAAGCATGAAGAGATCGCCCGCGAACTCGAGTGGCAACAGCAGCAACTCGCCGACGCAATGGACCACGCACTCGATCAGGTCATCGAGGATGACGTCCTGCGCCTCATCTTCACCGCATGTCATCCCGTGCTGGCCGTCGAGGGCCGTATCGCACTCACACTGCGCCTCATCGGCGGCCTCACCACACCCGAGATTGCACGCGCCTTCCTCGTCCCGGAAAAGACTCTCGCACAACGCATCGTCCGCGCCAAGAAAACACTCACTGAAGCACACGTCCCCTTCGAAACACCACGCGGCGACGAGTTACATCGCAGGGTGGAATCCGTCCTCCTCGTCGTCTACCTCATCTTCAACGAGGGATACGCCGCAACCTCCGGCGACGAATGGATGCGCACCGCACTCTGCGAAGAAGCCTTGCGCATCACACGCATCCTCACACAACTCATCCCCAAGGAGTCAGAAGCCCACGCACTTCTCGCCCTGATGGAACTGCAAGCCTCACGCACCGCAGCGCGACGAGGCAAAAACGGCGAAGCCATCTTGTTGCCCGATCAGAACCGTGCCCTCTGGGATCACGCACAGATTCATCGCGGCCTGAGGGCCCTCACACAAGCGCAAAGACTTGACGGCGGCGCGAAGCCCTATGCCCTGCAAGCCGCCATCGCTGCCTGCCACGCACAGGCCCGCACTGCGGAAGAGACAGACTGGGAACGGATTGTCCTTCTCTACGACGCGCTGATGCAGATCAATCCATCCCCCATCGTGGCCCTGAATCGAGCCGTAGCCGTCAGCATGGCGCAAGGTCCCGCCGCAGGCCTCGAAGCGCTCGACGCCATAGCCAGACTCGCGAACAACTTCGAATTCACCAGCTATCACCTCTACCCCAGCGTGCGCGGCGATTTCCTCATCAAGCTGGGCCGCCTCACCGAAGCCAAAGAAGAAATCAAACGCGCCATCACCCTCACGCAAAACCAGCGCGAACAGGATCTGCTAACCCAAAAACTTCAACAAATCGAAGATACAAACCAATCCGTGCAGCCAAAAATGTAA
- a CDS encoding metallophosphoesterase produces the protein MAELHSLSRRSFLRQTFAFSALAAMHPSSLFAQSTSFARPDPGAAHMFMIGDWGTDKYLDQQKAVAVSMAKWMENNHSNPGAMFLLGDNWYGRLPGGTNDPRWNNQFENMYPANLFPGPAYAVLGNHDYEHHAGFDKVQLQLDYPKQHKTRWTLPSKRYTFTWPEKNPLITFICLDSNLPGTKAWDFTPGSYMMSHAEADTQDAWFAEQLRKPRTTPFVAVVCHHPLYTNGVHRDNRILIPRWDPLLRQHKVDFYITGHDHDLQHLEFDGHPTSFVVSGGGGAELVNWSIPPEKRGPYGGRVIGFTHLEAAKDGVILRHVGAGANQLHAFRKTTDGKVTILKS, from the coding sequence TTGGCAGAACTGCATTCTCTATCGCGCCGGTCGTTTCTGCGGCAGACATTCGCATTCTCCGCTCTGGCAGCGATGCATCCTTCGTCGCTGTTTGCCCAATCGACATCTTTTGCCAGGCCCGATCCGGGGGCGGCACATATGTTCATGATTGGGGACTGGGGTACGGATAAGTATCTGGACCAGCAGAAGGCTGTGGCCGTGTCCATGGCGAAGTGGATGGAGAACAACCACAGCAATCCCGGTGCGATGTTCCTGCTGGGAGACAACTGGTATGGCCGTCTTCCCGGCGGCACGAACGATCCGCGGTGGAACAATCAGTTCGAGAACATGTATCCGGCGAACCTGTTTCCCGGACCTGCGTATGCGGTGCTGGGGAACCATGACTACGAGCACCATGCCGGGTTCGATAAGGTACAACTCCAGCTCGACTATCCGAAGCAGCACAAGACGCGCTGGACGTTGCCAAGCAAGCGCTACACCTTCACATGGCCGGAGAAGAACCCGCTGATCACGTTCATCTGCCTGGACTCCAACCTGCCGGGTACGAAGGCGTGGGACTTTACACCGGGCAGCTACATGATGAGCCACGCCGAGGCCGATACGCAGGATGCGTGGTTCGCAGAGCAGCTACGCAAGCCGCGGACAACGCCGTTTGTGGCGGTGGTCTGCCATCATCCGCTGTATACGAACGGCGTGCACCGCGATAACCGCATCCTGATTCCGCGATGGGATCCTTTGCTGCGGCAGCACAAGGTGGACTTCTACATCACCGGGCATGACCATGACCTGCAGCACCTGGAGTTTGATGGGCATCCTACGTCGTTTGTGGTGAGTGGCGGTGGCGGCGCGGAGTTGGTGAATTGGTCCATTCCACCAGAGAAACGTGGTCCTTATGGCGGACGCGTGATCGGGTTTACCCACCTGGAAGCGGCGAAGGATGGGGTGATTCTGCGGCATGTGGGCGCGGGTGCAAACCAGTTACATGCCTTCCGCAAAACGACGGATGGGAAAGTTACGATTCTGAAGTCGTAG
- a CDS encoding site-2 protease family protein: MSDYANSNALLPDSVTTEPSVISPPEAIYSCPNCEHWIAEGVLACPDCGTLVYSQHLNRIGAAAARAEQEDRLADARELWLSALPWLPEDASQAEQIRRHIAALNGRQQAVDDRQAKWKKRLGPLFPLFIAAVKLKSFFFLIFKLKFLLGFLGYFALYWALFGWKFALGFIAAILVHEMGHYVAVRRRGLRADLPVLLPGLGAYVRWYSEGITLPELAAIALAGPVWGLGAAFACLGLYVWTHQPVFQALAYTGALINLVNLIPVLWFDGAQATYALNRLGRGLLLVSCVLFFGLMHEGVFLFLAAGMAWRMFTPDAPQENSVRTLTVYLALLIALGAFLYFVPDPGAIGRR, from the coding sequence GTGTCGGACTATGCCAACTCGAATGCTCTCTTACCGGACTCTGTAACGACGGAACCGTCGGTTATTTCTCCTCCTGAGGCGATCTACTCCTGCCCAAACTGCGAGCATTGGATTGCGGAAGGAGTGCTTGCGTGTCCCGATTGCGGCACGCTTGTGTATTCGCAGCATCTGAACCGCATTGGTGCGGCGGCGGCGCGTGCGGAGCAGGAAGACCGTTTGGCAGATGCGCGTGAGCTATGGCTGTCGGCTCTGCCTTGGCTGCCGGAAGATGCTTCGCAGGCGGAACAGATTCGACGGCATATTGCTGCGCTGAATGGACGGCAACAGGCAGTAGACGATCGCCAGGCAAAGTGGAAGAAACGGTTAGGACCGTTGTTTCCGCTGTTCATAGCTGCAGTGAAGCTGAAGAGTTTCTTCTTCCTCATCTTCAAGCTGAAGTTCCTGCTGGGATTTCTGGGCTACTTCGCGTTGTATTGGGCGCTGTTCGGCTGGAAATTTGCGCTTGGATTTATTGCAGCGATCCTTGTGCATGAGATGGGGCATTATGTGGCGGTACGCCGCCGGGGGCTGCGGGCGGACCTGCCGGTGCTGCTACCGGGGCTGGGGGCATATGTCCGCTGGTACAGCGAGGGCATCACGCTGCCGGAGCTGGCGGCCATTGCGCTGGCGGGGCCGGTATGGGGACTGGGTGCGGCGTTCGCATGTCTTGGGCTGTATGTGTGGACGCATCAGCCTGTGTTCCAGGCGCTGGCGTATACCGGCGCACTGATCAACCTGGTGAACCTGATACCAGTGCTGTGGTTTGACGGCGCGCAGGCAACGTATGCGCTGAACCGGCTGGGACGCGGATTACTGCTGGTGTCGTGTGTGCTGTTCTTCGGACTGATGCATGAGGGGGTCTTCCTGTTCCTGGCTGCGGGCATGGCGTGGCGTATGTTTACGCCGGATGCGCCGCAGGAGAACAGCGTGAGGACGCTTACGGTGTATCTGGCACTGCTGATTGCCCTGGGAGCGTTCCTGTACTTCGTGCCGGACCCCGGAGCGATCGGGCGTCGTTAA
- a CDS encoding metal-dependent transcriptional regulator, protein MAKQRVVARRSSESVDDYLKAIYALGGEPPRRVGSSELAKRLGVAPASITNMLQKLSAEKGSLIDYKLGHGVLLSSAGRSRALEIVRHHRLLETFLFQVLGYPIEELHDEAERLEHFISERFEQRIAEKLGDPTRDPHGHCIPAMDGAMPSQHGVDCNCGRP, encoded by the coding sequence ATGGCGAAGCAGAGGGTAGTGGCCCGGCGCAGCAGTGAATCCGTGGACGACTACCTGAAGGCGATCTATGCGCTTGGTGGTGAACCGCCGAGACGTGTTGGTAGTTCCGAGCTTGCCAAACGGCTTGGCGTGGCGCCTGCGTCCATCACGAATATGCTGCAGAAGCTATCCGCCGAAAAGGGTTCGCTGATCGATTACAAGCTGGGCCATGGCGTGTTGCTATCGTCTGCAGGACGCAGCCGCGCACTGGAGATTGTGCGTCATCACCGCTTGCTGGAGACGTTTCTGTTCCAGGTGCTTGGTTATCCGATCGAAGAGTTGCACGACGAAGCAGAGCGCCTGGAGCACTTTATCTCTGAGCGCTTTGAGCAACGCATTGCAGAGAAGCTGGGCGATCCGACACGTGATCCGCATGGCCACTGCATCCCCGCTATGGATGGCGCCATGCCTTCGCAGCACGGGGTGGACTGTAACTGCGGTCGCCCTTAA
- a CDS encoding PIG-L family deacetylase: protein MTERATHHLRTLLALSAVALTPACLCAQSVPDAQHPPDSAFAMPLPFDRGAAGLAQSLRKLNTRASLLQINAHPDDEDGATLAYESRGVGAEVSLLSLNRGEGGQNVMTSDFWDSLGILRTQEHLAANRYYGVHLYYTRVADFGFSKTREETLKQWGHDRVLADAVRVVRETRPMVITSVFAGNVSDGHGHHQTAGVTAQEVFNAAADPKMFPEQLKEGLRPWAPSKVYARAPFARASGKTVYDYATGKTEPLLYRNYVTGATMDSVPPATVTVPSGTYNAQFGESYAQIAREGLNQQKSQNGGVPVPLPGPSVASYHLYASRVGGSPLPDKEQGFFDGIDTSLQGIVLYLPVANQADVKQKLNAIALQVSEAVAMFNANDPSKSAPALAKGLDQTRALIASLKAVKLPDEPRYNAVFELEIKEHQFETALAQSLGMSLVASVPSGGRGESSAQSVIAGETFAVNVHVTDQGTTPVQIDSVHLVSADGGDWKLNADKFASDTLAAGAAKDFNQQATVPADAAPTAPYFSRPNLEQSYYDIQDARYLTLPTAPYPLQAVAEYTFNGTHATLAGVVQASHRYNGIGTVYEPLLIAPAISVTISPASGILPLNDTMLPLQITVHSSVKGAAEGKLELKLPEGWSAEPASASFRTMRAGEDVVLKFRVHTPGLQQKTYRITAIAEYNGKQYTQGFTTIGYPGIRPYPRYAPSTSRITGVDVKVAPSLHVGYVMGSGDEVPESLRELGVDPVLLTDADLQRGDLSAYDCIVLGVRTYTARPVLRSANNRLLEYVRNGGTVIVQYQSGEFDHDYGPYPISVPGDQAHTVVEEDAKVTILHPDDPLLTWPNGIGATDFDNWVEERGHGFTRSFAPEYKALTAVHDTDQDPQQGGLLYARYGKGTYVYLAYAFFREMPEGVPGSFRIMANLLSASRNPGLTH, encoded by the coding sequence GTGACCGAACGCGCCACCCATCATCTGCGTACCCTGCTTGCTCTCAGCGCTGTGGCCCTTACGCCCGCCTGTCTGTGTGCGCAGAGTGTGCCGGACGCGCAGCATCCACCGGATTCCGCATTTGCCATGCCCTTGCCGTTTGATCGCGGCGCTGCGGGATTGGCGCAGTCGTTGCGCAAGCTCAATACGCGCGCCAGCCTGTTGCAGATCAATGCGCATCCCGACGATGAGGACGGAGCAACACTTGCCTATGAAAGCCGCGGGGTTGGCGCAGAGGTTTCGTTGCTGAGTTTAAATCGCGGCGAAGGCGGCCAGAATGTGATGACCAGCGATTTCTGGGATTCGTTGGGCATTCTGCGCACGCAGGAGCATCTTGCAGCGAATCGATATTACGGTGTGCATCTGTATTACACACGCGTGGCGGATTTTGGATTTTCGAAGACCCGCGAAGAGACGTTGAAGCAGTGGGGCCATGATCGCGTGCTGGCAGACGCTGTTCGCGTGGTGCGTGAGACGCGGCCCATGGTCATTACCAGTGTCTTTGCCGGTAATGTTTCGGACGGACATGGACATCACCAGACTGCGGGTGTGACAGCGCAGGAAGTATTCAATGCCGCTGCCGATCCGAAGATGTTCCCGGAACAGTTGAAGGAGGGGTTGCGTCCATGGGCTCCTTCGAAGGTGTATGCGCGTGCGCCGTTCGCACGTGCATCGGGCAAGACGGTTTACGACTATGCGACGGGAAAGACAGAGCCGCTTCTCTATCGCAACTATGTCACCGGAGCCACGATGGATTCGGTTCCTCCGGCAACTGTTACTGTGCCGTCCGGAACGTATAACGCGCAGTTCGGCGAGAGTTATGCGCAGATTGCGCGCGAGGGGTTGAACCAGCAGAAGTCGCAGAATGGCGGCGTTCCGGTGCCGCTGCCCGGACCTTCCGTCGCAAGCTATCACCTGTATGCATCGCGTGTCGGTGGTTCTCCATTGCCAGATAAAGAGCAGGGCTTCTTCGATGGCATCGATACATCGTTGCAGGGGATTGTCTTATATCTTCCGGTTGCCAATCAGGCGGATGTGAAACAGAAGTTGAATGCCATTGCATTGCAGGTGAGCGAAGCTGTGGCGATGTTCAATGCGAATGATCCTTCCAAATCCGCGCCTGCGCTGGCCAAAGGGTTGGATCAGACACGCGCTCTGATCGCTTCACTGAAAGCTGTAAAGCTGCCGGATGAGCCGCGCTATAACGCTGTGTTTGAGCTGGAGATCAAGGAGCACCAGTTTGAAACTGCGCTGGCGCAATCGCTGGGCATGAGCCTGGTGGCCAGTGTGCCATCCGGAGGAAGAGGTGAATCTTCCGCGCAGAGTGTAATTGCCGGTGAGACGTTTGCTGTGAATGTGCATGTGACTGACCAGGGGACGACGCCGGTGCAGATAGACAGTGTGCACCTTGTGTCTGCAGATGGCGGTGATTGGAAGTTGAACGCAGACAAGTTTGCGAGCGATACGTTGGCTGCTGGCGCCGCGAAGGATTTCAATCAGCAGGCCACTGTGCCCGCGGATGCTGCGCCTACGGCTCCGTATTTCTCTCGCCCGAATCTTGAACAGAGTTATTACGACATTCAGGATGCGCGATATCTCACACTGCCCACAGCGCCGTATCCACTGCAGGCAGTTGCGGAATATACATTCAATGGGACGCACGCCACGCTGGCTGGCGTGGTGCAGGCGTCGCATCGTTATAACGGCATCGGCACGGTGTATGAACCGTTGCTGATCGCGCCTGCGATCTCTGTGACGATTTCACCGGCCAGCGGGATTCTTCCTTTGAATGACACCATGTTGCCATTGCAGATCACAGTGCATAGCAGTGTGAAGGGTGCGGCGGAAGGCAAGCTGGAGCTGAAACTTCCTGAAGGATGGTCAGCTGAACCTGCATCGGCTTCGTTCCGCACCATGCGCGCCGGTGAAGATGTTGTGTTGAAGTTCCGCGTGCACACGCCGGGGCTGCAGCAGAAGACGTATCGCATTACCGCGATTGCGGAATACAACGGCAAGCAATACACGCAGGGTTTCACCACCATCGGATATCCGGGCATCCGTCCGTATCCGCGTTATGCGCCTTCTACCAGCCGCATTACTGGCGTCGATGTGAAGGTGGCTCCGTCGTTGCATGTGGGCTATGTAATGGGCTCGGGTGATGAAGTGCCGGAAAGCCTGCGCGAGTTGGGTGTCGATCCTGTTCTGCTCACCGATGCAGATCTGCAGCGTGGTGATCTTTCTGCATATGACTGCATTGTGCTTGGCGTGCGGACATACACTGCGCGACCAGTGCTGCGTTCGGCAAACAATCGCCTGCTGGAGTATGTGCGCAATGGTGGCACGGTGATCGTGCAGTATCAATCCGGCGAATTCGACCATGACTATGGCCCGTATCCCATCTCAGTTCCAGGTGACCAGGCGCACACGGTAGTGGAAGAGGATGCGAAGGTGACTATCCTTCATCCGGACGATCCGTTGCTTACGTGGCCCAACGGCATTGGTGCAACTGACTTCGACAACTGGGTGGAAGAGCGTGGTCACGGCTTCACACGTTCGTTCGCACCGGAATATAAGGCGCTCACTGCAGTGCATGACACAGATCAGGACCCGCAGCAGGGCGGCTTGTTGTATGCGCGCTATGGCAAGGGAACCTATGTCTATCTGGCATACGCATTCTTCCGCGAGATGCCGGAGGGCGTCCCGGGTTCGTTCCGCATCATGGCCAATCTGCTGAGCGCAAGCAGGAATCCAGGGCTAACGCACTAA
- a CDS encoding polysaccharide deacetylase family protein, whose amino-acid sequence MNPLLDVAAGIATAGLMTGGYAYAANWPTSQIFGKTLISGPDAIDGKHNIALTYDDGPSPRNTPALLDVLAEHNAHATFFLIGEHVRKHPELARRVAEAGHVIGNHTTMHPNLARQNNQRVQQELERCQKTLEDTLGVKAKLFRPPYGARRPAVLKIARSMGLTPVMWNITAHDWDPIGAAKIQSRIDVGIAKNRRARRASNVLLHDASHLDGAEPASREDTIVVTRTLLQRSDLCFVTPLDWL is encoded by the coding sequence ATGAATCCTTTGCTCGACGTTGCCGCTGGAATTGCCACTGCTGGTTTGATGACCGGAGGTTACGCCTATGCGGCAAACTGGCCGACCTCGCAGATCTTTGGCAAAACACTCATCAGCGGGCCTGACGCCATTGACGGTAAACACAACATCGCACTGACCTACGACGATGGCCCCAGCCCGCGCAACACCCCAGCGCTGCTGGATGTTCTTGCGGAGCATAACGCACACGCGACGTTCTTCCTGATCGGTGAACATGTGCGCAAACATCCGGAGCTTGCACGGCGCGTTGCAGAAGCAGGCCACGTCATTGGCAACCACACCACCATGCATCCCAACCTGGCGCGACAGAATAACCAGCGTGTACAGCAGGAACTGGAACGCTGCCAGAAGACACTGGAAGACACGCTGGGAGTAAAAGCGAAGCTCTTCCGCCCACCCTACGGCGCGCGTCGACCGGCAGTGTTGAAGATTGCGCGTTCCATGGGGTTAACGCCGGTAATGTGGAACATCACAGCACATGACTGGGACCCCATTGGCGCGGCAAAGATCCAATCGCGCATCGATGTGGGCATTGCGAAAAATCGCCGCGCGCGCCGCGCATCCAACGTGTTACTACACGACGCATCGCATCTCGATGGAGCAGAACCCGCGTCGCGTGAAGACACCATCGTCGTTACACGCACGTTGCTGCAACGCAGCGATCTGTGCTTCGTGACACCGCTGGATTGGCTGTGA
- a CDS encoding adenosine deaminase: MTFLPRITAFLLGVVACTSLSMAQMPGAESRTAARLEAIRNSPPQLRAFLTRMPKGGDLHMHLSGAVYAETFIANAAVDNLCVDPVKLVLLPNVGTTRSLPPKPVCAEGTQPAADAFKNQALYDRLINSFSMRSFVPSSGWSGHDQFFATFGRFSGIHKEHQGEWVDEVATRAAAQNEQYLEIMTTPDFGVALKLSAQQHWDGDPAKMRDALLAGGLRENVAIDRAELDAMDRTRKEREHCGTAQATAACTVQVRYLYQVLRAGEPERVFAQTLLGFELASVDPRVVGINFVQPEDTYLAMSQYENQMLMLKYLRSTYPKVHLSLHAGELAAGMVPPEGLRFHIHDAVETAGAERIGHGVDVMFETNAASLLKMMATRHIMVEVNLTSNDGILGVKGKDHPLHSYLAAGVPFALSTDDEGVSRIDLTNEYLRGVTEQGLTYVQLKTSARTSLEHSFLAGDSLWSAQDRYTTMRGGCVASASAPSTSCSVFLKGSDKATQQWELERRFRAFESDVAKETR; the protein is encoded by the coding sequence ATGACTTTTCTGCCACGCATAACCGCGTTTTTGCTGGGTGTTGTCGCCTGTACTAGCCTGTCCATGGCGCAGATGCCGGGCGCAGAATCGCGTACGGCTGCACGCCTGGAAGCGATTCGAAATAGCCCACCGCAACTGCGCGCGTTCCTGACGCGGATGCCGAAGGGCGGCGATCTGCATATGCATCTTTCCGGCGCGGTGTATGCCGAGACGTTTATTGCAAACGCTGCGGTCGACAATCTTTGTGTGGATCCGGTGAAGCTGGTGCTGTTGCCGAATGTGGGAACAACGCGCAGCCTGCCGCCCAAACCTGTGTGCGCCGAAGGAACGCAGCCTGCGGCGGATGCCTTCAAGAATCAAGCGCTGTATGACCGTTTGATTAACAGCTTCAGCATGCGTTCGTTTGTGCCGTCTTCTGGATGGAGCGGTCATGACCAGTTCTTTGCCACATTCGGACGCTTCAGCGGTATTCACAAGGAGCACCAGGGCGAGTGGGTGGATGAGGTGGCCACGCGTGCCGCCGCACAGAACGAGCAGTATCTGGAGATCATGACCACACCGGATTTTGGTGTGGCATTGAAGCTGTCGGCACAGCAACACTGGGATGGTGATCCTGCGAAGATGCGTGATGCGCTGCTGGCTGGTGGGTTGCGTGAAAATGTCGCTATTGATCGCGCAGAGTTGGATGCGATGGATCGCACGCGCAAGGAACGGGAACATTGCGGCACGGCACAGGCTACTGCCGCATGCACCGTGCAGGTGCGCTATCTGTACCAGGTGTTGCGCGCTGGAGAGCCAGAGCGTGTGTTTGCACAGACACTGCTGGGATTCGAACTGGCCAGTGTGGACCCACGCGTGGTGGGTATCAACTTTGTGCAGCCGGAAGATACGTATTTGGCAATGTCGCAATATGAAAATCAGATGCTGATGTTGAAGTATCTGCGCAGCACGTATCCGAAGGTACATCTGTCATTGCATGCGGGAGAATTGGCTGCGGGCATGGTGCCGCCGGAGGGATTACGTTTTCATATTCACGATGCGGTGGAAACAGCCGGTGCGGAACGCATCGGACATGGTGTGGATGTGATGTTTGAGACGAATGCCGCATCGCTGCTGAAGATGATGGCGACAAGGCACATCATGGTGGAAGTGAACCTTACTTCGAATGACGGCATCCTCGGCGTGAAGGGAAAGGATCATCCGCTGCACAGCTATCTTGCGGCAGGTGTGCCGTTTGCTTTGTCCACGGACGATGAGGGCGTTTCGCGCATTGATCTGACCAATGAATATCTGCGTGGTGTGACGGAGCAGGGGCTTACCTACGTGCAGTTGAAAACCAGTGCGCGGACTTCGCTGGAGCATTCGTTCCTTGCAGGAGACAGTTTGTGGAGTGCGCAGGATCGTTACACGACTATGCGTGGTGGATGTGTCGCATCGGCATCCGCACCCTCTACATCGTGCAGCGTTTTCCTGAAGGGCAGTGACAAGGCGACGCAACAGTGGGAACTGGAGCGTCGTTTCCGTGCATTTGAATCGGACGTAGCAAAGGAGACGCGATGA